In Rhizobium sp. NXC24, the following proteins share a genomic window:
- a CDS encoding PhnD/SsuA/transferrin family substrate-binding protein, which translates to MSFASLAMYVSPPPVEEATRLFWKALGARIRAFGLDAPAALDDEIRYDEAWLRPDLLFGQTCGYPYVQHLRGKVQLVASPVYGLPGCDGPLKCSFIIVNAKSPVRSIEELRGARAAINEPGSNSGYNLFRHFVAPYAVEERFFSSVITTGGHRMSIDAVSSGEADVAAIDCVTFGNTLRFDPDRLAGVRILAETAKGPGLPFITSAETSAKDLVILRRALAEAIADPDLAEVCDTLSLRGISLLSDADYEVLSELGREAARHGYPAIA; encoded by the coding sequence ATGTCCTTCGCCAGCCTTGCCATGTATGTCAGCCCGCCACCGGTCGAGGAGGCGACGCGGCTCTTCTGGAAGGCGCTGGGTGCGCGCATTCGCGCGTTTGGGCTTGATGCGCCGGCGGCGCTTGACGACGAAATTCGCTATGACGAAGCGTGGCTTCGGCCGGACCTCCTGTTCGGCCAGACCTGCGGCTATCCCTATGTCCAGCATCTGCGCGGCAAAGTGCAGCTCGTCGCTTCGCCCGTTTACGGGCTGCCCGGCTGCGACGGGCCGCTCAAATGCAGCTTCATCATCGTCAATGCCAAGTCGCCGGTACGGTCGATCGAGGAACTGCGCGGCGCGCGGGCGGCGATCAACGAGCCCGGCAGCAATTCCGGCTACAATCTGTTTCGGCATTTCGTCGCGCCGTATGCGGTCGAGGAACGTTTCTTCTCGTCGGTGATCACGACTGGCGGCCATCGGATGAGCATCGATGCCGTTTCGAGCGGAGAGGCGGATGTCGCGGCGATCGACTGTGTCACCTTCGGCAATACCCTGCGTTTCGATCCCGATCGCCTCGCCGGTGTGCGCATCCTGGCGGAAACCGCCAAAGGGCCTGGCCTGCCCTTCATCACCTCCGCCGAAACGTCGGCGAAAGACCTCGTCATCCTGCGCCGTGCGTTGGCCGAAGCCATTGCCGATCCGGACCTTGCCGAGGTTTGCGACACGCTTTCGCTGCGTGGCATCAGCCTTCTCAGCGACGCCGATTACGAGGTGTTGTCGGAGCTCGGTCGCGAAGCCGCGCGGCATGGTTACCCCGCGATCGCTTGA
- a CDS encoding oligopeptide/dipeptide ABC transporter ATP-binding protein: MTALALKDAVIRYDRLTAVDGVSLELRRGETLGLVGESGCGKSSIARAIVGLQPLAAGTLTIEGETLRDAPAGRRVDLQRKIQLLFQDPAASLSPRMTVGSLLAEPLKIRKVHTLESWSRIVALAESIGLGEQLLSRYPHQLSGGQARRVALVRALAAEPSIIVADEPTAGLDISIQGELLNLLRALRDRLGLSYLLISHNLNVVGRVTDRVAVMYLGQIVESGPTATLFRDPAHPYTRALLSANLTLDPSRRRERIVLTGELPSPSNPPSGCRFHKRCPLAQPKCESDAPVLQAGPGGRNVACHFPLTTTPAVTPQAIAG, encoded by the coding sequence ATGACGGCCCTCGCGTTGAAAGATGCCGTCATCCGCTATGACCGGCTCACCGCCGTCGATGGGGTTTCCCTGGAGCTGCGGCGCGGCGAAACGCTCGGGCTCGTCGGCGAAAGCGGCTGCGGCAAGTCTTCCATCGCACGGGCCATCGTCGGGTTACAGCCGCTCGCCGCCGGCACGTTGACGATTGAAGGCGAGACGCTTCGGGATGCACCGGCGGGGCGCCGCGTCGATCTGCAGCGCAAGATCCAGCTGCTGTTCCAGGACCCGGCCGCGTCACTCTCGCCGCGCATGACCGTTGGCTCGCTCCTCGCAGAGCCGCTGAAAATCCGCAAGGTGCACACGCTCGAGAGCTGGTCGCGCATTGTGGCGCTGGCGGAAAGCATCGGCCTCGGCGAGCAGCTTCTTTCGCGCTATCCGCACCAGCTGAGCGGCGGGCAGGCGCGGCGCGTGGCGCTGGTCAGGGCGCTGGCCGCCGAACCCTCGATCATCGTTGCCGACGAACCGACCGCCGGTCTCGATATTTCCATTCAGGGTGAATTGCTCAATCTGCTCCGGGCTTTGCGCGACCGCCTGGGGCTAAGCTACCTGCTGATCTCGCACAATCTCAACGTCGTCGGCCGTGTCACGGATCGGGTGGCGGTGATGTATCTCGGCCAAATCGTCGAGAGCGGGCCGACAGCCACCTTGTTCCGCGATCCCGCCCACCCCTATACGCGGGCGCTGCTCTCGGCCAATCTTACGCTCGACCCCAGCCGCCGGCGCGAGCGCATCGTGCTGACGGGCGAACTTCCGAGCCCCAGCAATCCACCGTCCGGCTGCCGGTTTCACAAGCGCTGCCCCTTGGCGCAGCCGAAATGCGAAAGCGATGCGCCTGTACTCCAGGCTGGCCCAGGCGGTCGCAATGTCGCATGTCATTTTCCGTTGACAACGACGCCCGCTGTCACACCTCAAGCGATCGCGGGGTAA
- a CDS encoding ABC transporter ATP-binding protein, with protein sequence MTDTLLTIENLNVSYRGNGRAAHILDSVDIEIGRGRSVGLVGESGSGKSTVAFALLGLLADNAEVSASHATFDERLLSFAAGETTPLRGTDIAMIFQDPMTALNPMFTIGAQLVDIQRRRFPKEKRRMLWARAKAVLADVGVQDAAARMHRYPHEFSGGMRQRVIIAMALLVEPKLLIADEPTTALDATIEAQVVEVLRRLRQRTSASMLVVSHSMGLIAELCDSVVVMYAGTVVENGRVADVLHHPRHPYTRALLACELDPFATFDPSQELATIPGGVPDPSHRPAGCVFAGRCPARHDRCSEKPPQRQARDGQNYTCWLEAA encoded by the coding sequence GTGACAGACACCCTCCTCACCATCGAAAACCTCAACGTCTCCTATCGCGGCAACGGCCGGGCGGCCCACATCCTCGACAGTGTCGATATCGAGATCGGTCGCGGCCGGTCCGTCGGGCTCGTCGGCGAAAGCGGCAGCGGCAAATCGACCGTCGCCTTCGCCCTGCTCGGTCTGCTTGCCGACAATGCCGAGGTTTCCGCAAGCCATGCCACCTTCGACGAACGTTTGCTGAGTTTTGCCGCGGGTGAAACCACCCCGCTGCGCGGCACCGACATCGCGATGATCTTTCAGGACCCGATGACGGCGCTGAACCCGATGTTCACCATCGGCGCGCAGCTCGTCGATATCCAGCGGCGGCGCTTTCCCAAGGAGAAGCGGCGGATGCTCTGGGCGCGGGCGAAGGCCGTGCTCGCCGATGTCGGCGTGCAGGATGCTGCCGCCCGGATGCACCGTTATCCGCACGAATTTTCCGGCGGCATGCGGCAGCGTGTGATCATCGCCATGGCGCTGCTGGTCGAACCGAAGCTTCTGATCGCCGACGAGCCGACGACGGCGCTGGATGCCACGATCGAGGCGCAGGTGGTCGAGGTGCTGCGCCGGCTGCGGCAGCGTACGTCTGCTTCGATGCTGGTTGTCAGCCACAGCATGGGCCTGATTGCAGAGCTCTGCGACAGCGTGGTCGTGATGTATGCGGGAACCGTCGTGGAAAACGGCCGGGTAGCGGATGTGCTGCACCACCCACGCCACCCTTATACCCGCGCCCTGCTTGCCTGCGAGCTCGATCCCTTTGCCACCTTCGACCCGTCGCAGGAGCTTGCAACCATCCCCGGCGGCGTACCCGATCCTTCACACCGTCCAGCAGGCTGCGTTTTCGCCGGCCGCTGTCCCGCCCGTCATGACCGGTGCAGCGAAAAGCCGCCGCAACGGCAGGCACGCGATGGCCAAAACTATACCTGCTGGTTGGAGGCTGCGTGA
- a CDS encoding ABC transporter permease → MTALIELSRRPGGTFALVAVTLLCLVAIAAPLIAPYGPSAIAPTSRLMSPSFQHWLGTDQLGRDILSRLIFGARVALGISLTVISISLTTGVLLGIVSALSPRAVDLAIVGIFDIVTSFPSIILALALVAVFGPGLGNVVLLVSIVFVPHFGRVARAQTITIRNSPFIEAEKVLGAETWRVILHHVTPNIIGPIFVLACMDIPVVITIEAGLSFLGLGVRPPLASWGNLLNDGYTYLDQSPWLATFSGLSLILATLGFALLGEALRDTLDPKLRKTL, encoded by the coding sequence ATGACGGCGCTCATCGAACTCTCTCGCCGCCCCGGCGGCACATTTGCACTTGTTGCTGTGACGCTGCTCTGCCTGGTCGCGATCGCAGCACCCCTTATCGCGCCCTATGGCCCGAGTGCAATCGCCCCGACCAGCCGCCTGATGAGCCCGTCATTCCAGCATTGGCTCGGGACCGATCAGCTCGGCCGCGATATACTGAGCCGTCTGATTTTTGGCGCCCGCGTCGCGCTCGGAATCTCGCTGACCGTCATTTCCATATCGCTCACAACAGGCGTCCTCCTCGGCATCGTGTCGGCACTTTCGCCACGCGCTGTCGATCTTGCCATCGTCGGCATTTTCGATATCGTAACGTCGTTTCCGAGCATCATCCTGGCCCTGGCTCTCGTCGCCGTCTTCGGCCCCGGCCTCGGAAACGTCGTACTGCTCGTCAGTATCGTCTTCGTACCCCATTTCGGCCGCGTCGCCCGCGCGCAGACGATCACCATCCGCAATAGCCCCTTCATCGAGGCGGAAAAGGTACTCGGCGCCGAAACATGGCGGGTGATCCTGCATCATGTGACACCCAACATCATCGGCCCGATCTTCGTGCTCGCCTGCATGGATATCCCCGTCGTCATCACCATCGAGGCGGGACTGAGCTTCCTCGGGCTCGGCGTACGCCCGCCGCTCGCCAGCTGGGGCAACCTGTTGAACGACGGCTACACATATCTCGACCAGTCGCCCTGGCTCGCCACCTTTTCCGGCCTGTCGCTGATCCTCGCCACGCTGGGTTTCGCGCTGCTTGGCGAGGCACTGCGCGACACGCTCGATCCGAAGCTGAGGAAGACCTTGTGA
- a CDS encoding ABC transporter permease, which translates to MRSASLSIHLAFKLATAFLAVAGSVLLLLALTRLIPGDPATVILGSRATPEAIAALNARIGLDKSLTEQFVGFFGRLLSGDLGEDVFNGRPVLGLVAAALPNTAALAISAMLFAIVLGVPLALLSARWAGRRLDRLIAFLSVGFISTPSFVVSVFLLMVFSVTLRWFPVLGAGESGHLGDQLWHLVLPTAALAAGWVGYIARLLRSSLLEVLSESHIRTLRAYGVSEAKILMKYALKPAVLPTVAVLGMGFGELLGGAVFAEVIFNRPGLGSLIYDAIRTRNYPVVQGGVFIIVLLYVLTNLIADLSQSLIDPRERARLSTGRGGVT; encoded by the coding sequence ATGAGGAGCGCGTCCCTCTCCATTCATCTCGCCTTCAAGCTGGCAACGGCGTTTCTCGCTGTTGCCGGTTCAGTCCTGCTTTTGCTCGCACTGACGCGTCTGATCCCCGGCGATCCGGCAACCGTAATCCTTGGCTCACGCGCCACGCCGGAGGCCATCGCTGCGCTCAATGCACGCATCGGTCTCGACAAGTCGCTGACCGAGCAGTTCGTTGGCTTCTTCGGCCGGCTGCTTTCCGGCGACCTTGGAGAAGACGTTTTCAACGGCCGGCCCGTTCTGGGCCTTGTCGCCGCGGCACTGCCGAACACAGCGGCACTCGCAATCTCTGCCATGCTCTTTGCCATCGTCCTCGGGGTGCCGCTTGCTTTGCTTTCCGCCCGTTGGGCAGGCAGGCGACTGGATCGTCTGATTGCTTTTTTGAGTGTCGGGTTCATTTCGACGCCGAGCTTTGTCGTGTCTGTGTTCCTCCTGATGGTGTTTTCCGTGACGTTGCGCTGGTTTCCGGTGCTCGGCGCTGGCGAGAGCGGCCATCTTGGCGACCAGCTCTGGCATCTCGTACTGCCGACGGCCGCACTCGCCGCCGGCTGGGTCGGCTATATCGCGCGCTTATTGCGCTCCTCGCTGCTGGAGGTTTTGAGCGAGAGCCATATTCGCACATTGCGCGCCTATGGCGTCAGCGAAGCGAAGATCCTGATGAAATATGCCCTGAAACCCGCCGTGCTTCCGACTGTCGCGGTGCTTGGCATGGGCTTTGGGGAGCTGCTTGGCGGCGCGGTCTTTGCCGAGGTCATCTTCAATCGGCCAGGGCTGGGTTCGCTGATCTATGACGCGATCCGCACGCGCAACTACCCCGTCGTTCAGGGCGGAGTGTTCATAATCGTCCTCCTCTACGTTCTCACCAATCTCATTGCCGATCTTTCCCAGAGTCTGATCGATCCGCGCGAGCGCGCCCGCCTCTCTACCGGCCGGGGTGGCGTGACATGA
- a CDS encoding ABC transporter substrate-binding protein gives MTFITTRRQLLVGGASIATVVALGGVHPAFASADRSKIVVRVEKDPVNLDPANRSGPVDLNVLWSVQQGLISFKPGSTEWELDAAEELEQVNATEIRFKLRSGLVFTSGYGELTAEDVKFSFERFIKPNAEGKPVTYAKDWSALDRVEVTGLLEGRIILKKPAPALYTIALADGSGRIISKKAFEALGEKEIATKLIGSGPYVLKQWTPRDQFVLEINPDYKGPIKPHFQQIVGKPISEQKTAEIAFQSNEIDFTAIDPENGKTLSALPDASVTQIPAIDYVWFGPNIEKAPFNDIRVRQALRYAVDIDAILQGAYSGLYPRANSLLAPSLLGHWKDAPVYARDLEKAKALLTEAGHADGFKTKLTIEANARYEAIAQIIQANLAEVGIDVEIEALESAAYWALGNNDASKDLELSLIKYNGKFDPGFQTQWFTSAQVGQWNWQRWKNADFDALHEKGGVTVDPAERAKIYIEAQKLLDESAAFIWITHNLNAFASRNWLKPGVLPNGNNWLYTAFSETTA, from the coding sequence ATGACTTTCATAACCACACGTCGCCAGTTGCTTGTGGGCGGCGCGTCAATCGCAACCGTGGTCGCTCTTGGCGGCGTCCATCCTGCCTTCGCATCCGCCGACCGGTCGAAGATCGTCGTGCGTGTCGAAAAGGATCCGGTGAATCTGGACCCTGCCAACCGCTCCGGCCCCGTCGACCTCAACGTTCTTTGGTCGGTGCAGCAGGGCTTGATCTCTTTCAAGCCCGGCTCGACCGAGTGGGAACTCGATGCGGCGGAAGAGTTGGAGCAGGTCAATGCTACGGAAATCCGCTTCAAACTGCGCAGCGGCCTTGTCTTCACGAGCGGCTATGGCGAACTCACCGCCGAAGACGTCAAATTTTCCTTCGAACGTTTCATCAAGCCGAATGCCGAAGGCAAACCTGTTACCTATGCCAAGGATTGGTCCGCTCTCGATCGCGTCGAGGTGACGGGTCTGCTCGAAGGCCGCATCATCCTGAAAAAACCTGCGCCGGCGCTTTATACCATTGCGCTGGCAGACGGTTCCGGCCGCATCATCTCAAAGAAGGCATTCGAAGCGCTGGGCGAAAAGGAAATCGCGACAAAGCTGATCGGCAGCGGGCCATATGTCCTGAAGCAATGGACGCCCCGCGACCAATTCGTTCTCGAGATCAACCCTGACTACAAGGGGCCGATCAAGCCGCACTTCCAGCAGATCGTCGGCAAGCCGATCAGCGAACAGAAGACTGCGGAGATTGCCTTCCAGTCCAATGAGATCGACTTCACCGCCATCGACCCCGAAAACGGCAAAACGCTCTCTGCGCTTCCGGATGCAAGTGTTACGCAAATCCCCGCTATCGATTATGTCTGGTTTGGCCCGAACATCGAGAAGGCACCGTTCAACGATATCCGCGTGCGCCAGGCACTCCGTTACGCCGTCGATATCGACGCGATCCTGCAGGGGGCTTACTCCGGCCTCTATCCGCGCGCCAACTCGCTTCTTGCGCCGAGTTTGCTCGGCCACTGGAAGGACGCGCCGGTCTATGCCCGTGATCTCGAAAAGGCAAAGGCCCTCCTCACGGAGGCCGGCCATGCTGATGGCTTCAAGACGAAGCTGACAATCGAGGCGAATGCCCGCTACGAGGCCATTGCACAGATCATCCAGGCCAACCTTGCCGAAGTCGGCATCGATGTCGAAATCGAGGCGCTGGAGTCCGCCGCCTACTGGGCGCTCGGCAACAATGACGCCAGCAAGGATCTTGAGCTGTCGCTGATCAAGTACAACGGCAAGTTCGACCCCGGCTTCCAAACACAATGGTTCACCTCTGCGCAGGTCGGCCAGTGGAATTGGCAACGCTGGAAGAATGCCGATTTCGACGCACTGCATGAAAAGGGTGGCGTCACTGTCGACCCAGCCGAGCGCGCGAAGATCTACATCGAGGCGCAGAAGCTGCTCGACGAATCCGCCGCCTTCATCTGGATCACTCACAACCTCAATGCTTTCGCTTCGCGCAACTGGCTGAAGCCCGGCGTCCTGCCGAACGGCAATAACTGGCTTTATACGGCGTTTTCAGAAACGACGGCCTGA